The Drechmeria coniospora strain ARSEF 6962 chromosome 02, whole genome shotgun sequence genome has a segment encoding these proteins:
- a CDS encoding cell wall glycosyl hydrolase Dfg5, translating to MVRTCPRRGLGRRFIAASLLLAVCPWAGAYDLNPDSTESIISIAKQMAADLVSYYDGDKPGQTPGLLPKPYYWWEAGAMMGSLVDYWYYTKDESYNALVTQALLWQVGDTNDYMPQNQTLTEGNDDQGFWALAVMSAAENNFPNPPADKPQWLALAQAVFNTQAARWDMQHCNGGLRWQIFEWNNGYDYKNSISQACFFALGARLALYTGNSSYADWAEKTWEWMVNVNFIDKNWYVYDGAHIGTNCTDIVPYQFTYNAGGFILGAAAMYNFTRDDRWKDRLDNLLEGSRVFFMGPDKNIMTEVACETVDRCNLDQQSFKAYLSRWLASITKWAPHTYDFVMPYLRASAVAAAKQCVGGSNGRLCGLNWYTGDFDNNTGVGQQMAAMEVTLACMVQDRAAPVTETTGGTSKGDPGAGGSDMGRTQPKSETLRPITAADTAGAAILTAVVILATVAAIAWILLDETSDQSPWQQFRSFHSAAGASVAAFAAGGGAAAAHRRKRDRDLEEKAGATGSSGSDRSVQSSESSRAMGEMPVTMGQMQMRGESGPQQHRRVSSMPIGWPHNSSLRPSTVRSGQRPMSMGPLSTAPPDTTRLSNGSLAEMPPAPPARAMTRE from the exons ATGGTCCGGACATGTCCACGGCGGGGCCTCGGTCGCCGCTTCATCGCGGCCTCGCTGCTGTTGGCCGTCTGCCCTTGGGCCGGCGCCTACGATCTCAATCCCGACTCGACCG AGTCCATCATAAGCATCGCGAAGCAGATGGCCGCCGACCTGGTGTCCTATTACGACGGTGACAAACCCGGTCAGACGCCGGGTCTCTTGCCGAAACCATACTACT GGTGGGAGGCCGGCGCCATGATGGGATCCCTGGTCGATTACTGGTACTACACAAAGGACGAAAGCTACaacgccctcgtcacccAGGCCCTCCTCTGGCAGGTCGGCGACACCAACGACTACATGCCCCAGAACCAGACGCTCACcgagggcaacgacgacCAAGGCTTCTgggccctcgccgtcatgtcggcggccgagaacaACTTCCCCAACCCGCCCGCCGACAAGCCCCAGtggctcgccctcgcccaggCCGTCTTCAACACGCAGGCGGCGCGCTGGGACATGCAGCACTGCAACGGCGGCCTGCGCTGGCAGATCTTCGAGTGGAACAACGGCTACGACTACAAAAACTCCATCTCGCAAGCCTGCTTCTTCGCCCTCGGtgcccgcctcgccctctACACGGGCAACAGCTCCTACGCCGACTGGGCCGAGAAGACGTGGGAGTGGATGGTCAACGTCAACTTCATCGACAAGAACTGGTACGTCTACGACGGCGCCCACATCGGCACCAACTGCACCGACATCGTGCCCTACCAGTTCACCTACAACGCCGGCGGCttcatcctcggcgccgccgccatgtacAACTTCACCCGCGACGACAGGTGGAAGGACAGGCTCGACAACCTGCTCGAAGGCAGCCGCGTCTTCTTCATGGGGCCCGACAAGAACATCATGACCGAGGTGGCCTGCGAGACGGTCGACCGCTGCAACCTCGACCAGCAGTCCTTCAAGGCCTACCTGAGCCGCTGGCTCGCGAGCATCACCAAGTGGGCCCCCCACACGTACGACTTCGTCATGCCCTACCtccgcgcctcggccgtggccgccgccaagcAGTGCGTTggcggcagcaacggccGCCTCTGCGGCCTCAACTGGTACACGGGCGACTTCGACAACAACACGGGCGTCGGCCAGCagatggcggccatggaggtGACGCTCGCCTGCATGGTCCAGGACCGCGCCGCGCccgtgacggagacgacgggcggcacGAGCAAGGGCGaccccggcgccggcggcagcgacatGGGCCGCACCCAGCCCAAGAGCGAGACGCTCCGCCCCATCACGGCCGCCGAcacggccggcgccgccatcctcacggccgtcgtcatcctcgccacggtcgccgccatcgcctgGATCCTTCTTGACGAGACGTCGGACCAGTCGCCGTGGCAGCAGTTCAGGTCCTTCCacagcgccgccggcgcctcggtggccgcctttgccgccggcggaggcgccgccgccgctcaccGCCGGAAAAGGGACCGGGACCTCGAGGAGAAGGCGGGCGCGACCGGCAGCTCGGGTAGCGATCGAAGCGTCCAGTCCAGCGAGAGCAGCCGGGCCATGGGCGAGATGCCCGTCACCATGGGCCAGATGCAGATGCGCGGCGAGAGCGGGCCCCAGCAGCACCGGCGCGTGTCCAGCATGCCCATCGGCTGGCCCCACAACTCGTCGCTCCGGCCCAGCACGGTGAGGTCCGGCCAGCGACCCATGTCCATGGGGCCGCTGTCGACGGCTCCGCCGGACACGACGAGGCTGTCGAACGGTTCGCTCGCcgagatgccgccggcgccgccggcgcgggcgatgacgagagagtga
- a CDS encoding synaptobrevin, giving the protein MPEQGEAPYDPYIPSGQAASQQQQGAGGNARTQALQAQIDDTVGVMRDNINKVSQRGERLDALQDKTDNLAVSAQGFRRGANRVRKQMWWKDVKMRMCIIIGIIVLLLIIIIPSARIALIITRLPPFTTFTTFTTFTIFTIFTIFTTFTTFTTFTARIEKLLRSAPRYHRSFPIPVFATTRTAIDGKPL; this is encoded by the exons ATGCCCGAGCAAGGCGAGGCCCCCTATGACCCCTACATCCCCAGCGGCCAGGCCGCATCGCAACAACAACAGGGTGCCGGCGGCAATGCCCGGACGCAAGCCCTCCAGGCG CAAATCGACGACACCGTCGGTGTGATGCGCGACAACATCAACAAGGTCTCCCAACGTGGCGAGCGTCTCGATGCCCTCCAGGACAAGACGGACAACTTGGCCGTCTCCGCCCAAGGTTTCCGTCGAGGCGCCAACCGGGTCCGCAAGCAGATGTGGTGGAAGGACGTGAAGATGCGCATGTGCATCATCATAGGCATCATCGTCCTGCTtctcatcatcatcattcCCAGTG CTCGAATTGCTCTTATTATTACGCGACTCCCTCCTTTCACCACCTTCACCACCTTCACCAccttcaccatcttcaccatcttcaccatcttcaccaccTTCACCACCTTCACCACTTTCACCGCACGCATCGAAAAGCTGCTCCGCTCCGCTCCGCGATACCACCGCTCATTTCCGATCCCCGTCTTCGCCACGACGCGCACGGCCATCGACGGGAAGCCCCTCTGA